Within Conger conger chromosome 3, fConCon1.1, whole genome shotgun sequence, the genomic segment agaggtgcgtcttcagcttgcgcttgaaggtggggagagattctatagttctgacctgaacggggagtttgttccaccaccgtggagccagaacagacagtagtcgtgagcgtgaggtggaggttctgagagggggaggtgccaagcggcctgtggaggctgaacgaagaggtctggcaggggtgtagggtctgatgattttttgcagataagctggggaagaccctttaactgcttggaaggctagcaccaatgttttgaatttgatgcgagccatgacaggcagccagtggagggaagtaagcaggggggtgacgtgtgagtatttgggaaggttgaagaccagacgagctgctgcattctggatgagttggaggggtctgatggcggacgctgggaggccagccaagagggaattgcagtagtccaggcgggacagaaccatcgcttggatcaggagctgggtcgagtagggggtgagaaaggggcggattctccgtatgttgtagaggaagaacctgcaagaccgggtcaccgccgcaatgttctcggaaagggacagtctgctgtccatcaccacgccgaggttccttgcactgggtgacggcgtgagtgtggtatccccgagagaaatggagagatccagatggggagaggtattagcagggatgaatatcatttcagttttacctgggttgagctttagatggtggttgtccatccagctctggatgtccctcaggcaagcagagatacgggctgaaacctgcgtatcagacggcgggaacgagacgaagagttgggtatcgtccgcatagcagtggtaggatagcccatgtgcagtgatcacagggccaagggagcgagtgtagagagaaaaaagaagcgggccaaggactgagccctggggaactcctgtggcgaggggccgaggtgtcgataccgaaccagcccaggcaacctggaaggagcgaccagagaggtaggactcaatccagtccagggctgtgccacagatgcccgttgctgacagggcagacaggaggatggagtgatccacagtgtcgaaggcagcagagagatctagaagaatgaggatagaggagagggaggctgctcgtgcggcatgaagtgactcactgacggagaggagcgcagtctctgtcgagtggcccgatctgaagccagactgatgagggtctagcaggttgttgttagaaaagaaggaagaaagttgagtagaagcggctcgttctatagttttagaaagaaaaggaagaagagataccgggcggtagttctggatgttggaaggatccagggtaggcttttttagcagcggagtgatgtgggtcctcttggaggatgccggaaaacagccggaagacagggaggagttgacaagggaggtgacaaatgggagaatgtcgggtgtgatagtttggagaagagaagaggggatagggtcaagggcacaggttgtagggcggtggcagagcaggagttgagaaacatcagagtccgtaaggggggagaaagtggaaaaggaagggatgggcctagagggggggaagggcacagtgaggggggcggtggttgtaaaggatctgcggatgactgtgaccttctcatcaaagaaatcagcaaagtcatcagcagcgaaggaggactgaggaggaggaggcggtgcgttgacaatataatatatttatatacatttacaatataatatattcaaaagtcctagattaaggaATAAAATACAAGGGGCTAAAGATAGAGACGGGCGGAGACAAGGTACAGTGCAAAGAGGcgagtcttcagactgcggtGGAAAATAACCATTGGCTGTGGTGGTGCAGGTACACTGCTGGTGGTTTAATTTACCCACAACTCACCAGGAGAGAaatgatgctcacctgtgatgtgGGTGATAAATACCAAAGGATATTTTCATCTGGTTAAAAATCTTTTCTGAaacagcttttctttttttttctttttttttcatttttttttttcaaattgattaacaaaaaactaaatggctgtatgtttttcatgaatctctggaatataaaattattttgtcaATAATAAAGGTAAGATTTGCGAAACTGAACAACTTTACAATTAGTAACATGACAAATTAATTTAAGGTAACTGTAATCATGTTTTATGCTGCTGTTTAATAAACATATAGTCAGTTTCATCCTCTTTTAACAATTGTAATAGTTCAAGTGTGTGAACAATTCAGAAAGACTCGCACATTCATTGTATACTCATACAATGCCTATTTTGTAGTTTGCTgagtacaaaaaaaatgaaataatacttAGGCAAAGCTCTACAAAGAAATATACGTACTTATTTAAACCATTGGGACATATTTTTGTTATGACTTTTCGTACAGTGTGCCTATGAAATACGTGGAGCCCATGGTATTGTTCTCGCAGATTAGTGAAAAACTAAACAGCGGTGAACCATTCGAGCGCAATATCAATTAGGGGCGTGTCTACGGCCTCAGAGGAATCGTCTGCCCACCCAATTAAAACTCTGAAAAAATCACCATAATTTGTTTGAGCGTTCATAGTTTTCTGTAATCTTGTCATTGGTCATAAAAAAATGCACCGCTTTCCTATTGGCCCTTTCAAATATGGGtggattttattattatctCTCGGAGCGTCCAGTCCAGTGAATTTCAGAGACCATGCGGGAGTGCTGAGAAACGAACGCACCTGTCTCTAGTGACTCTATTTGCTTCTTGAGTCTGCTTTGGGAGGCAGGTTAAACAGTTTTTGCTCTACGGTTTGCTCTCGTAACCTACCCATTTTCTATGCTAGATAGTTTTGTTGGTTGCTTTTCGTTAACTCGCCGTTGCCTGAACCACAATTTCTTACTGAAAACAACATGGTCTAAAGCTTACTTCATGCATAAGCGACCATTCCCCCCTGTAACACCACTGTCTAGCTCAAATTAGCTGTTGACCTCAGCTGCATCCCACGAAATTTGATAAAGTAGAATAACGTCTCGAGTTTTCTCCGTTCTGTCTCCATGTTTCCACTAATTACGCAGCATAGAAAACGAATGGCGCTAGTTGCTGAGAGCGAAGAAATAGCGTTTGCGTGAGGGAAACAACCCTAGCTATGCTACCGCTTTAGTTGGCTATCATTCAACTTCGGAAACGGTCGCAATGATATTGGTAATATACCCTATTGGTGGTGCGTGTCTCTTTGGTAGCTTATGAAACATGATGTAGTTGTATAAGCTTATGTAGGCCTATAGCGTATGAAGCTTGATCTCTCCCAATGTTGTAGTTCTCTACATCTCATGCAATCCTCATTTTTATTCGaagtgagaggagagaaaatatttaaactgatTGTAGACTTCATTTACCAGTTATTGTGTGAATAAATtctgaaattgtcatttttatacattgagGGTCACTTTGATCACGCAGCTCCACAGACAGCAGTAGGGGCAGCAACCTCCATCCTCCAAGGCAGCATCTCACAAGATGATGGCCTTTagacacaggcagcacagcctttagacacaggcagcacagccTTTAGACACTGGCAGCACAGGCAGCACAGCCTTTAGACACAGGCAGCACAGGCAGCATGGCCTTTAGACACAGGCAGCATGGCCTTTAGACACAGGCAGCACGGCCTTTagacacaggcagcacagccTTTAGACACAGGCAGCACATGCAGCATGGCCTTTAGACACTGGCAGCACAGGCAGCATGGCCTTTagacacaggcagcacagccTTTAGGCACAGGCAGCACAGCCTTTAGACACAGGCAGCACAGGCAGCATGGCCTTTAGACACAGGCAGCACGGCCTTTagacacaggcagcacagccTTTAGACACAGGCAGCACAGGCAGCATGGCCTTTagacacaggcagcacagccTTTAGACACAGGCAGCACAGGCAGCATGGCCTTTagacacaggcagcacagccTTTAGACACAGGCAGCACAGGCAGCACAGCCTTTAGACACTGGCAGCACAGGCAGCACAGCCTTTagacacaggcagcacagccTTTAGACAGAGGCAGCATGGCCTTTAGACAGGCAGCACAGGCAGCATGGCCTTTagacacaggcagcacagccTTTTGACACAGGCTGCACAGCAGCCAGTGAAACCATGTCTTCGGGTGAAGAGCTTCATTTTTACTAAACTTGAGAAAAACTAAGAGTTCCTTCCGCTGTCTGTTGAGTTGACATGTAATGCTATGTGCAATGTGCAATTCCACAAATAATCCAAATTCCCACCAAAAGATGACATCCTGGTAGCAGTGATATCAATGTTCCCAAACTGTGCTGACAGCATCACTGAAAGTTCCTGCACTGACAGGAATTCTGTGTGATGGAGAAGCTCATTCTGGATACTTTTGGACGTACCGCACAGTGTTAATTTGACTCATACCTCGCTGTAGATTGAGTTCGTGTCGTTGTCTCCTGCAGATGCAGACCACGATAACCACAAACAGGACGAGCAGCAGAGTCCCTCCGCCGGCTAATATCAGAACCGTGGTCCAGAACTCAAAGCCAGGCAAAGTCCAGAGGCTCTGTCCTGGATTATTACCTGCATGAAATAACAGAATTCAAAAAGGTTGGAATCACTAGCCCAGATGCTTCCACCAAAACTAGCCTACACGTCGCCAGCTTTTGACCATTAGGGCATGACACGGAATTTTGTCGGGAGAAAAGTCACCTCTACAGTCGACTTCAATTTCAGCACTTGTTTCCTTGCTGACTTGATTCTTGGCTGTACAGGAGTACCTGCTGGGCTGTTTGAGTTTGGGCCCCAGTGTACGGGCTGTACCCGGCACCTCCTTTCTGTTTTGTTGCCAGGTGAAGGTCAGGGTTGGGCTTAGCGTCACCCCACTGCAGGTTAGCGTGGGCCCCGTGCAGTTCACAAGAACCTTCGGCTTTGTCACTTTATCTGGAAGACAAAGACTTCAGCTAAGTCAGGGGACATTGGATGTGTCCCACCCATTTCTTTCCGGTATGAAATAACAAGATCATAATTCAGAAGTGATTAATGGCCCATGGTGACCCAGCCTAAAGTAAATTTTCTTCCACCGGCGAAACTGATCTCTGCATTCTGTCGTTTTCTATCAGTACAGTATAAGATACTAAAGGAAATAACTTCCTGTGTCAAATATGTGTCAACTATCCTTTTTCAAATCATCTGCCATTTTAATAGCACAAGAGAAAGTACAgggacaaatacaaatatagctgcaagcagcaatgagcgggcccaagcaccatggcaaccgccttggtggcatagttgtgccaatgacatgtttcacaataagtacacactttaaaaataatcaccttcctgggcaacgtatagtgtgcacaggaattcccctttgatcaatgaagatggtggtgctgctattggaatgcatcaaactatgatataagcctcacttcctgttgccaggtggtggcactataacattgagctgttcttggtatatggatgtgattacactccaaaaacaAACGTGtaaaatatcaaccagatcagacgatctagaatgaaattacggcTCGCCATggccataccgtttgagatatcctttcaatttagtatcaggactatcctgagaccattctcaccacatttggtgtgaatgcgatgaaccccctaggaggagtatttaaaagtttggtatgtgtaaaaacgcacaaaatccaaaatggctgacttcctgtttgcatatgttcatcgatgcgaatgagaaatgtgtttgtcttgAGGAGCCCCatatgcgtaccaaattaggtgtaTTTACGTCAAAGTTCATGCCCTCAAAACAAGAAGacgcgatagggggcgctgtggagtccatCGGCCACGGCCCGGTCCAAGCATCTGTTATATTGTGATGACCATCACTACGTGCAAAATTTTGTGAGTTATCGAGTGTGTCACGTCtctcttcctgttgccagatggtggcgctataacattgcgGCGTTTTTGgtttatggatgtgattacccaacatccccaaccccaacatcaaacatacattttcacCCATATCGGAAGATATCGAGTGAAAGTTCATGCCCACAAAACAAGAAAACGCGATGGGGGgcactgtggagtccctcggccacgcccaggtctgggCATCTGATAGATTCAGTTGACCATCACTTCTGGTGTGTGTTCAAAAtctcaagactttttacgcatgggaagcccctcaaaaatgcccattttactgaaaaaaaaagaataataatccttccaataacaatagggtcctttgcaccctacggtgcttgggccctaaatatgaATAAgcaaatcataataataatcacagtcAGAAAtgtagtactgtgcaaaaattttaggcaggtgtgaaaaaaatgctgtaaaataagaatgctttcaaaaatagaaatgttaatagtttatttttatcaattaacaaaatgcatgaacagaagaagtgaatgaacagaaggatctaatctaaatcaaatcaatatttggtgtgaccaccctttgccttcaaaccagcatcaattcttctaggtatatttgcacacagtttttgaaggaactcggcaggtaggttgtcccaaacatcttggagaactaggcagcctcaaatgcttctgtctcttcatgtaatcccagacagactcgatgatgttgagatcagggctctgtgggggctgtaccatcacttccaggtctccttgttcttctttacactgaagatggttcttaatgacattggttgtatgtttggggttgttgccctgctgcagaataaatttggggccaatcagatgcctccctgatggtattgcatgatgcataagtatctgcctgtccttctcagcattgagtagaccattaattctgaccaaatccccaactccatttgcagaaatgtagccccaaacttgcaaggaacctccaccatgcttcactgttgcctgcagacactcattcttgtaccgctctccagcccttcggcaaacaaactgccttctgctacagccaaatatttcacattttgactcatcagtccagagaacctgctgccatttttctgcaccccagttcctgtgttttcgtgcatagttgagtcgcttggccttgtttccacatcggaggtatggctttttggctgcaattcttccacgaagaccacttctgaccagactccacacatgaagaccacttctgaccagactccacacagtagatgggtgtacctgtgctggacatcttctgattgtgaagggaagtaagcatgatgtgtctttcatctgctgcactacgtttccttggccaaccactgcgtctacggtcctcaacgttgcccgtttctttgtgcttcttcaacagagcttggacagcagaTCTGGAAACACTGtatgccttgaaatttctgcctaggagagaccttgctgatgcagtataactaccttgtgtcttgttgctgtgctcagtcttgccatggtgtatgacttctgacatgaaactgtcttcagcaacctcaccttggaagcagagtttggctgttccgcaccctcctacacagctgtttctgtttcatttcattacattacattattgtcttttggcagacactcttatccagagcgacatacagttgattagactaagcaggagacaatcttcccctggagcaatacagggttaagggccttgctcaagggcccaacggctgtgcagatcttattgtttcagttaatgactgtgtttcaacctacatattaaattgatgatcattagctcctgtttggtataattggttaatcacacacctgactatatgcctacaaaatccccgactttgtgcaagtatacctagaagaattgatgctggtttgaaggcaaagggtggtcacaccaaatattgatttgatttagatttttcttctgttcactcactttgaaTTTTGTTAATTCCTAAAAAATatactattaacatttctatttttgaaagtattcttactttacagccttttttcacacctgcccaaaattttgcacagtactgtacatgcagtgCAAAGCAACTTGGCCTTATATCCCAGCAATAACAATAAgttattaaattataataaagtgTTAAATGCAGTGGGGGCTGTACTCACCCATCACACAGATGGTTCTTTTTTCGCTTTTGTGTGATTTTCCGTCGTTGTCAAAGGCCTCTCCTTCATATGTCCCATCGTGTGAGGCTGTCAAGTTGCTCAGCTTCAGAGAGCCACCGATGATTTCCAATACTTGTCCTTCAACCTGTTTTCCGCCTTTCATACGATAAATATTAACTGATTCCCTTCTCCATATTAGTTCCTTTATCGGGCCGGAATAGCCGATGTTAAAGGTGGTGGATGTTCCGCTTTGCAGGTACTCACAGGCTTGCTGCACCTCTGCACAGCACCGCAGAAACGTAAAAGAGAAAGACAAGTTCTAATATGTTCATGCATTCCTGCAGCCAGTGCCCTCGTGCTGAATATGCTCTATTGTAGCTTTACTTGCAAAATAACTTGTATTTGTAAAGAAATGAAACACACATCGTGACGTTAGTAAAGCATTAGAACACAAGCATTacacacagcaagacacagaagaacatAGGCAATATACAAACAATTTAGGgtaaaacaagtaaaaacattAGGTAAAACAAGTCCATTGCATCGCTGATAAGcagttttacattttctaaAGGTATCAGTGAATTACACTGGATTTTCTCTTGTAGCTTCATCCATGCTGAGGGAGCAGCATAGCTTAAAGCTTTTTCACCTAAAACAGTACGCACTTTTTTACATTAAACAAACTGACGTCATGTCATCTCAATGCATATGGATTTGTGTTTGTCCACTCTAAAAAAGGAACTTAAATACAGTGGGAGCTGACCACTCTAACAAAGGAACTTAAATACAGTGGGAGCTGACCAAGGACAGCTTTATAAATCAAAATGAACCAATGGTATAGCCTACGGGCTGAGAGTGAGGGCAGTTCAGCTTTCAGCTACAGGGTACAGTGATGTGTGCAATAAGGAGTCAGTCATGAGCCTTAATGCTGCATGATAGACACTGTCCAATATGCTTAAACAGAATTTACTTGCAAGCATGTAATTAACATCTCCATAATCAATCAGTGCCATTCTGTTGTTTTCTGGCATGAAATTTAAAACATGCTTTGTTTCTATAAAATTATGagtttttcaacattaattgtGAAAGAAAGTTGACAGTCCAAATGAAATCCcaagtatttttatgtatttacctgctctattgatttattttgttgggaTACAATGTGTTGTTCCAATGCCTGAGTCCTGGTTTTAGAAAAGATCACTAACTTGCTCTTATCTGCATTGAAAGCTAATTTCAAAAGTCATCCTGAACGTTATTAAAAGCAGTTTGAAGGTCTTCCATCTTAAATTGAGCTGCCAAAGCAGGAAATTGTACAAGGTCAGTGTGGTGAAGAATTGGTGTGAAGAGAGATATTTacaggaaatatttatttaatatttactttaaaACTGCCTGCATATTGTTTCACAACCTGGTGGTTTATTAATATGGCATATGTGCTCATTCACACAACCCTGTAAAGTTACATTTTACAGGATATAAATTAAggttcaattaaaaaatatgaataatgataataataataatgataataataataataataataataaagtgtatgtacaattgtgcaaaatacaaatGCCCAAAATTCTAATGCAAACATGAACTTGGAACATAAATCCGTTTTTTTTAGCAAACTTTAAAAGTGGAAGTGATTTGCTTCATATAGTCTTCATATTGTCATTTTAGCTGCTCTGTGAAACATGATCTGTGAAACATGTTGAAACTGatcttgttgaaaaaaaaaatatatatttttgtgtgcgCTATGGTCATTTGCAGTAAAATTACAATCGACAGAGGGTAGATGGGCAgcatataaaaatgaaattaactcaaacaaaaatgtgtaaatacaaaagctttcatttcatttacttccttttgtttctttttttttgtgggtttggggggtgaagaataaaataaaatgaaaataatctaAAATATCTGTTCAGTTCAACAACTTGCTGTCGTGCATTTTCAGTTCCACCCAGATCATCTGAAGTCTCACTGGAGAAAGAATCATTGGAATTTTCTTAATCTGTTAAACAAAATTATTCCCATATCGGCAGCCACTTTGAAACAGAGAAAGattatgatttttaaaataatttatttaaatgttgcaTGCAATATAACACAATTGCATTCAAATTGATCAGGGATCTTTGACAGGGATcagggaaatgtgatccttttCACATTTAGACTGAAAGAGTCAGTCAATTATACTATATGtacaattaatatattagtatCAGTGCACAActattatagtttttttttttttttttacaaactaatgcctctgtgtttatgtgtttactAATTTCTATAATATTAATAGGTTACAATATGCAACTTTCAATATCCAAAGTATTTAGGGTTAAAAAATGgatattcattattttcactCACCCAGCAGTAGAGAAGTGGCGATGAGCAGGGCGAAGAGGAGGCGTTTGCAGCtcattgtgtctgtgtctgtgtttgtgtttgtgtctgtgctctcAGACGCCAGAGAGAATCTTACGAGTGAAACTCAGCGGAAACGCGCGGAAACGGGAGGGGCCAGAGACGTGAGGAAACAACCTGCTCAAAGTTTCCTTTCACAGAAATCACCAataaagtgttcctaataaagtgctcagtgactgtgtaTAGAtacatatattaatattttaaagcaCAGAGTGCCTGACCTTCTGGAGCTGAATTACAGCTTCATGGTAGAGAGTCTGTAACAGTGTGTGACAGAACACATATCAATCAGTGCCATTCTGTTGTTTTCTGGCATGAAATTTAAAACATGCTTTGTTTCTATAAAATAAACCCAATttgattttcagtttttatatgagtttttcaacattaattgtGAAAGAAAGTTGACAGTCCAAATTAAATCCcaagtatttttatgtatttacctgctctattgatttattttgtcggGATACAATGTGTTGTTTCAATGCCTGAGTCCTGGTTTTAGAAAAGATCACTAACTTGCTCTTATCTGCATTGAAAGCTAGTTTCAAATTGTGACAGAACACATATAACTCTGTGACCATGATACCATGATACcactcagcccagcaatgctcgccttttcctaccattaAACTGCATCTCCTGCTACTGCCTGCACctcctgctactgctactactgctgctgctactgctactgctgctgctactgcctgtacccactgctactgctactgctactgctgctactactgctactgctgctactacaactactactactgctgctactgcctGTAcccactgctactgctgctactgctactgctactactgctgctgctactactactactactgctgctactactattactacaactactactactactactactactactactactactactactactactactactactactgctgctgctactactattactacaactactactactgctgctactactactgctgctactactactactgctgctactgcctgtacccactgctactgctactgctactgctactgcctgtacccactgctactgctgctactgctactgctactgctgctgctactactactactactgctgctactactattactacaactactgctactgctactactactgctgctgctactactactactactgctgctactactattactacaactactactactgctgctactactactgctgctgctgctactactactactactgctgctactactattactacaactactacaactactactactgctactgctactgctactgctactgctactgcctgtacccactgctactgctgctactgctactgctactactgctgctactactattactacaactactactactgctgctactactactgctgctgctactactactactactgctgctactactattactacaactactacaactactactactgctactactactgctactgctactgctactgctactgctactgctactgcctgtacccactgctactgctgctactgctactgctactactgctgctactactattactacaactactactactgctgctactgctactgcctgcactacatgtcctggctagcgattccacacagtgaccacggAAAAATGCTTCCTAATGTCTCTGAGAAATGTATCCTTGTATCTATTTCCATTTGTGCATCCTCGTTCTGCTAATGATCTTCAGTACAGAATGTAAGTTATAGTATGTGATATAAAAACATGTGACAGTTTGATGGAATGACTAACTATGAAAGTATTTATAATATACTTCCACAAAACTGTGGTAAAACCCTTATGGGAAATGAAAAACCTCACTGCAGGGTTTCATCTGAAGCCTGGTAAGGCTCTCCTTGCAGAATTGGCAAAACAAAATTTGGCAAAAGACATACTgtattatatactgtagataaacatttattttccccaTCACACCTTTACAAACCATTGTGTTTAACATGTCTGTAGCAGCTATTCTTCATGttaatatttttatgaaaatatttaattttaatcatTTCAATACAGGGTCAATACAGTCATAATTTCAGAAGCATTACACTGACAATATTATCAGACAATAAAATTTCTTTTTAACAAACACAGCTATTTGCGTTTAGCATCAGAGTTTCTGTAAACGTTCCACtataaaactttttttgacTTTAAAAACTCTTAACAAGCTCACGCTGAGCAGACTCAACCTGCTGCTATGTGGGACACTTCCTGTTCTGTGTCACAAGTGCGataaaaactgctgttcggCAGCCTCTGTCTGAGGCAGTGCTGGTGACAGGAAACACAAAAGGGCAGGAGCGCTTTACAGACTCAATGCATCAATACTCACAATAGATCTTGATTACCAGTCTAAAGATATACATGGCTTTGCCCCTGACTGCATAGTTGAACTTATTGCACCCTATGAGAGGCAGCTCAGATCGGCTAAGGAGGGTTGCCTAAACTGCAAGATTAAAACACTGCACCTGATAGGAATTACACTAtttaatgtttctgttttctattttaatttCCCTTAGATACACTTATCTGGataataaagaaattaattatGTTTCAGAAGAATCAGAGGCTCTACCTAAACCTTTAAGATGGTCTTTTTGCAGCAGTCAAttccacaaataaaatgtaattctttCTTCATTGGGAATATTAGGTTCAACGAGTATCAACAATTCTCAACATGTAAGAACCTGCATGTAGCTTatgattgaaccaccgaccttgcgggtcccagccatgtaccttatgattgaaccaccgaccttgcgggtcccagtgatgt encodes:
- the LOC133124388 gene encoding T-cell surface antigen CD2-like, with the translated sequence MSCKRLLFALLIATSLLLEVQQACEYLQSGTSTTFNIGYSGPIKELIWRRESVNIYRMKGGKQVEGQVLEIIGGSLKLSNLTASHDGTYEGEAFDNDGKSHKSEKRTICVMDKVTKPKVLVNCTGPTLTCSGVTLSPTLTFTWQQNRKEVPGTARTLGPKLKQPSRYSCTAKNQVSKETSAEIEVDCRGNNPGQSLWTLPGFEFWTTVLILAGGGTLLLVLFVVIVVCICRRQRHELNLQREEEELRLANLTHCQQPHPPGHHSRQAPPPKGHPGQHGNMHSEDQPPALPKPRGHNRPRPRPPHPQGPPQGQEHPPPRPKPRKGPRPGRGHAHNGPENPEPTT